A genomic segment from Spongiibacter sp. IMCC21906 encodes:
- the bcsD gene encoding cellulose biosynthesis protein BcsD: MDLNKLSYERNQRYYRERHCSGQWRDFLCVLLDELQDNMGRSDTADFFNAIGQKLATRFSLAEQDTVEELEERLNSLWLKLDWGWCQLIAQPNSITIIHGAWPNPDEGKETLWPIVFSSVLQGFYSKSLSIQGGDASVKIEIKSSTLGMPIELIYGA, encoded by the coding sequence ATGGATTTAAATAAACTAAGTTATGAGCGTAATCAGCGCTACTACCGGGAACGGCACTGCAGCGGCCAATGGCGCGATTTTCTTTGTGTATTGCTCGATGAGTTACAAGACAATATGGGAAGGAGTGACACAGCTGATTTTTTTAACGCCATTGGTCAAAAACTCGCTACCCGTTTTTCTCTGGCTGAACAAGACACCGTAGAAGAACTTGAAGAGCGCCTGAATAGTTTATGGTTAAAGTTAGACTGGGGCTGGTGCCAGCTGATCGCCCAACCTAACTCTATCACCATTATCCATGGAGCCTGGCCAAATCCGGACGAAGGGAAAGAGACTCTTTGGCCCATTGTTTTTTCGTCGGTATTACAAGGTTTTTATAGTAAATCTCTTTCCATACAGGGCGGTGATGCTAGTGTAAAAATTGAGATTAAATCCAGCACTTTGGGCATGCCGATAGAGCTAATTTATGGCGCTTAG
- the pnp gene encoding polyribonucleotide nucleotidyltransferase: MNPVTKTFQWGSQTVTLETGRIARQASGAVLVTIDKTQVLCTVVASKSAKPGQDFFPLSVHYQERTYAVGKIPGSFFKREGRPSEKETLTSRLIDRPIRPLFPKGFLNEVQVVCTVMSADKENDPDIAALIGTSAALAVSGVPFSGPVGAARVGFTAEDGYILNPSHSQLKDGLLDMVVAGTQDAVLMVESEAQQLSEDQMLGAVLYAHQEMQTAVQVIKELAAEAAKPSWDWQPEQEDTALLGAVADGFKAGLGEAYRVTDKMERYAKVGALRDQAVEQLASGEEAQYTAEDVKAVFAKLEKQIVRQRIINGEPRIDGRDSRTVRPINVEVGVLNKSHGSALFTRGETQAIGVATLGTSRDAQFIDALSGDFKDNFMLHYNFPPYSVGECGRMGGTGRREIGHGRLARRSLEAVLPSAEEFPYTIRVVSEITESNGSSSMASVCVGSLSLMDAGVPLKAPVAGIAMGLVKEGERFAVLTDILGDEDHLGDMDFKVAGTADGITALQMDIKIEGITQKIMEIALDQAQQARLHILGQMNQVLSISRQDVSENAPSMHVMKVDSDKIRDIIGKGGATIRAICEETEAQIDIEDDGTVRVYGADSASRDAAVDRILAITAEAEIGATYTGKVARIVDFGAFVTILPGKDGLVHISQISDERVENVSDYLKEGQDVQVKVLDVDQRGRIKLSMKEVKAEDAPASTEEGAE, encoded by the coding sequence GTGAATCCCGTTACTAAAACATTCCAGTGGGGCAGCCAAACTGTCACTCTGGAAACCGGCCGTATTGCCCGTCAGGCCAGCGGCGCTGTATTGGTTACTATCGATAAAACTCAAGTTCTTTGTACTGTTGTTGCATCTAAATCAGCCAAGCCTGGTCAGGACTTCTTTCCGCTGTCGGTTCACTACCAAGAGCGTACTTATGCGGTAGGCAAAATCCCCGGCAGTTTCTTTAAGCGTGAAGGTCGTCCTTCTGAGAAAGAAACACTGACTTCACGCCTGATCGACCGTCCAATTCGGCCGTTGTTTCCTAAAGGTTTTCTGAACGAAGTCCAAGTCGTTTGTACTGTGATGTCGGCAGACAAAGAAAACGATCCTGATATCGCCGCATTAATTGGCACGTCTGCGGCACTGGCCGTTTCTGGCGTGCCTTTCAGTGGCCCTGTCGGTGCAGCACGGGTTGGCTTTACAGCCGAAGATGGCTACATCCTTAACCCTAGTCATAGCCAGCTTAAAGATGGCTTGCTGGATATGGTTGTTGCCGGTACGCAAGATGCGGTGCTAATGGTTGAATCAGAAGCTCAGCAGCTAAGCGAAGATCAAATGCTGGGTGCCGTGCTTTATGCTCACCAAGAAATGCAAACAGCGGTTCAGGTCATTAAAGAGTTAGCTGCAGAAGCCGCCAAACCTTCTTGGGACTGGCAGCCAGAGCAAGAAGATACCGCTTTGCTAGGTGCCGTTGCCGACGGTTTTAAAGCCGGCTTGGGTGAAGCTTACCGCGTTACCGATAAAATGGAGCGTTACGCAAAAGTCGGCGCGCTGCGCGATCAAGCCGTTGAGCAATTAGCTTCGGGTGAAGAAGCCCAGTACACAGCAGAAGATGTAAAAGCTGTGTTCGCTAAGCTTGAAAAGCAAATTGTGCGTCAGCGCATTATCAATGGTGAGCCCCGTATTGATGGCCGTGATAGCCGCACAGTGCGCCCGATCAATGTTGAAGTCGGTGTACTGAATAAGTCTCACGGTTCAGCGTTGTTCACCCGTGGTGAAACTCAGGCCATCGGTGTTGCTACACTAGGCACAAGCCGCGACGCACAATTCATCGATGCGTTATCTGGCGACTTCAAAGACAACTTCATGCTGCACTACAACTTCCCTCCCTACTCTGTAGGCGAGTGTGGTCGTATGGGCGGCACTGGTCGTCGTGAAATCGGTCACGGCCGTTTGGCACGCCGTAGTCTTGAAGCAGTGCTGCCTTCTGCTGAAGAATTTCCGTACACCATTCGTGTGGTCTCTGAAATTACGGAATCTAATGGTTCTAGCTCTATGGCCTCAGTCTGCGTGGGCAGCCTGTCGTTGATGGATGCGGGTGTACCGTTGAAAGCGCCTGTTGCGGGTATCGCCATGGGTCTGGTTAAGGAAGGCGAGCGTTTCGCCGTTTTGACCGACATCTTGGGTGACGAAGACCACCTGGGCGACATGGACTTTAAAGTTGCCGGTACGGCCGACGGTATCACTGCTTTGCAGATGGATATCAAGATTGAAGGCATTACTCAGAAGATCATGGAAATTGCGCTGGATCAGGCTCAACAAGCCCGTTTGCATATTCTGGGTCAGATGAACCAAGTACTGTCGATTTCTCGTCAGGACGTTTCTGAAAACGCACCGAGCATGCACGTGATGAAAGTCGATTCTGACAAAATCCGTGACATCATTGGTAAAGGCGGTGCAACGATTCGCGCTATCTGTGAAGAAACTGAAGCCCAGATCGATATCGAAGACGATGGCACGGTTCGGGTTTACGGTGCAGATTCTGCTTCTCGGGATGCAGCTGTTGATCGTATTTTGGCGATTACTGCCGAGGCTGAAATTGGCGCAACCTACACGGGTAAAGTGGCTCGTATTGTAGATTTTGGTGCCTTTGTTACCATTTTGCCTGGCAAAGATGGTCTGGTGCATATCTCCCAAATCTCTGATGAGCGCGTTGAAAATGTCAGCGACTACCTCAAAGAAGGTCAGGATGTGCAGGTTAAAGTGCTGGATGTAGATCAGCGTGGCCGTATCAAACTTTCAATGAAAGAAGTGAAAGCTGAAGATGCACCCGCTTCAACTGAGGAAGGCGCTGAGTAA
- the rpsO gene encoding 30S ribosomal protein S15: MALSAVEKAEVVKEYQTAEGDTGSPEVQVALLTVNINKLQGHFEGNKKDHHSRRGLIRMVNQRRKLLDYLKRKNQDRYTNLIKRLGLRR, from the coding sequence ATGGCATTATCTGCTGTTGAGAAAGCTGAAGTTGTAAAAGAGTATCAAACTGCCGAGGGCGACACCGGTTCTCCAGAAGTACAAGTCGCTCTACTGACCGTCAACATCAACAAGTTGCAAGGTCACTTCGAAGGGAATAAGAAAGACCACCATTCCCGCCGCGGCCTGATCCGCATGGTAAACCAGCGCCGCAAACTGCTGGATTACTTAAAACGTAAAAACCAAGATCGCTACACCAATTTGATTAAGCGTCTCGGTCTACGTCGCTAA
- a CDS encoding membrane protein → MTSRFAGRASAILIALASSFFVGCANNSVDYDNSKGKPSVYQDTNQAGPVQGVGIESQDINAMADQMVRDIMSSGLFSGRATPPRVVIDNEYFKNESSSIVNTKRITLRLRALLNRAARGKIIFIGRQDSVAMVEKERELKRSGMVDSGSIRSTKATAGADYRLMGTITSGDISNSSQMAVRETEIFFQMYDLEYNSIVWENFYDMKKAAQDDIMYR, encoded by the coding sequence ATGACTTCAAGGTTTGCAGGCCGCGCTTCGGCCATATTAATTGCACTAGCAAGCTCATTTTTTGTAGGTTGCGCTAACAATTCCGTCGACTATGACAACAGTAAAGGAAAGCCCTCAGTCTATCAGGACACCAATCAGGCTGGCCCTGTACAAGGCGTAGGAATCGAATCCCAAGATATTAATGCAATGGCCGACCAAATGGTGCGAGACATTATGTCCAGCGGATTGTTCTCAGGACGTGCTACTCCACCAAGGGTGGTCATAGACAATGAGTACTTCAAGAATGAAAGCAGCTCTATTGTTAATACCAAAAGAATCACCTTGCGTTTACGGGCACTGCTCAACCGGGCCGCTAGAGGGAAAATCATCTTTATCGGCCGCCAAGACAGTGTAGCCATGGTAGAAAAAGAGCGTGAACTTAAACGCTCTGGAATGGTTGATTCAGGAAGCATCCGCAGTACAAAAGCCACAGCTGGCGCAGATTATCGCTTAATGGGAACAATTACATCCGGCGACATCTCTAACAGCTCACAAATGGCGGTAAGAGAAACTGAAATCTTTTTTCAGATGTATGATTTGGAGTATAACTCGATTGTGTGGGAAAACTTCTACGATATGAAGAAGGCCGCTCAAGACGACATCATGTACCGCTAG
- a CDS encoding S41 family peptidase, whose amino-acid sequence MPGKLSISRTLVLIKVMILASFVVFSCVSCVLPFRDGPVLKYDGIWSAEGYGFYLVVENGIFTRYQFTQSSCFVAAAGYLPQTGYLSNTSVNDWAELHPITENVLKIRRPQDSHFIELVRVDSLPGYCNVSLVDTALSQFVVLWETVRERSALFDAKQENLESIYKKYVNRLVELDLVMSLIDDKTTENILFDTIKEFLVELGDGHAFLMSSELERIFTFQQDRRAHVVPRNYPERLEVALKHYIDVESEKPNIKLGMTRYGHVYLSVIEMGRFRQGDAYGNDSMSVLQNILQKAAKLSRHSDSIIVDLRLNEGGSLLFSEVIGRFLYPESFEQPSLFYRAEGGDFFIYQRFEKVSETFSHRFNNIIVLLGPRTGSAAEHLAYGLKASGAMLIGQTSAGIYSPVMVRSLPNGWFFGISNHIAIGSHNERLEGRGVQPILEITTHTKQLKLERDVVLEAAIQFLNKGSLVK is encoded by the coding sequence ATGCCAGGTAAGCTAAGCATTTCAAGGACATTAGTTCTCATCAAGGTAATGATACTGGCAAGTTTTGTAGTGTTTAGCTGTGTAAGCTGTGTACTACCTTTTCGCGATGGCCCCGTACTAAAATATGATGGCATTTGGAGCGCTGAAGGCTACGGTTTTTATCTAGTAGTCGAAAACGGTATCTTTACTCGCTACCAGTTTACCCAGTCTTCCTGTTTTGTTGCGGCTGCAGGTTATCTACCTCAAACGGGCTACCTTTCTAACACTTCGGTTAATGATTGGGCTGAACTTCATCCTATCACTGAGAATGTACTTAAAATACGCCGTCCTCAAGATTCCCATTTTATTGAACTAGTTAGAGTGGATAGTTTACCTGGATATTGTAACGTATCGCTGGTGGATACTGCGCTCAGTCAATTTGTAGTGTTATGGGAGACAGTGCGAGAGCGAAGTGCGTTGTTTGATGCTAAGCAAGAGAATTTGGAGAGCATATATAAAAAGTACGTCAACCGGCTTGTAGAGCTTGATTTGGTAATGAGTCTAATAGACGACAAAACTACGGAGAATATTCTTTTTGATACGATCAAGGAGTTTCTTGTCGAACTGGGGGATGGACATGCTTTTTTGATGAGCTCAGAGCTTGAACGAATATTTACCTTTCAGCAAGATAGGCGCGCTCATGTAGTTCCGCGTAATTATCCTGAAAGATTGGAAGTGGCCTTAAAACATTACATAGATGTCGAAAGTGAAAAGCCGAACATTAAGTTAGGAATGACCCGATATGGGCATGTCTATTTGAGTGTGATTGAAATGGGACGGTTTCGTCAGGGAGATGCTTATGGCAATGACTCGATGTCCGTTTTGCAAAACATATTGCAGAAAGCGGCTAAGTTATCACGACATAGTGATTCGATTATTGTAGATTTACGATTGAATGAAGGCGGTTCCCTACTTTTTTCAGAGGTCATTGGGCGTTTTCTTTATCCTGAGAGTTTTGAGCAGCCGTCATTATTTTATCGTGCAGAAGGAGGAGATTTCTTTATTTATCAACGTTTCGAGAAGGTAAGCGAAACTTTTTCTCATCGATTTAATAATATTATTGTCTTGCTTGGTCCAAGAACTGGAAGCGCTGCGGAACATCTAGCATATGGCCTTAAGGCCTCTGGGGCTATGTTAATCGGCCAAACGTCTGCCGGAATATATTCGCCCGTTATGGTTAGAAGTTTACCAAATGGTTGGTTTTTCGGTATTTCCAACCATATTGCAATAGGTAGCCACAATGAGCGTTTGGAAGGTAGAGGTGTACAACCCATTTTGGAAATTACAACTCATACTAAACAACTGAAATTGGAAAGAGATGTTGTGCTGGAAGCGGCAATACAGTTTTTGAACAAAGGAAGCCTTGTAAAGTAA
- a CDS encoding cellulose biosynthesis protein BcsC has protein sequence MQFQKSRYLKVLAKSTLLALLLPVTALVEAAPYEALLEQAKFWMQSGRSDLAEDSLRRILASDADNTEALLQMALIELNRGNVETAKEWGQKLESTAPDSNQWQTLQNRLRRDALDNSVLARARASAARGETEKSIELYRALFKGDAPPEDLALEYYQTLAGIDASWAEARRELERLAKRFPENYAIAAGLAEILTYRSQTRREGAARLEELWNAKQNNKVLKAWRTSLLWLPATSANAALMKAYLDKFPEDRELSEHLASYQKDTGQARADGYAALNKGRLREAKSAFTTALQNDPNDIDAQVGLGLLQLRSGQFRAADRSLSQAMLRAPKSAEKWREARDSARFYAKLEDARKLYKSGNLPKAYQSVQPLSEVGGRLGTDAQLLEAEILLGLNRPEDAELIYRHQLVLNASSVDARSGLVRSLIARKKFSEADREYARLPKPEQQKLAYLRTQRANALREHGLALIRKGQTAAAEVMLRDAMIAAPDDPWIRLELARLYDDKGQSERAIALVEPTPARSSIDDFTVAALIAEKQQRWDDVSALISQIAKSKRQANHEALLERASRNKRIVSLQQILRTGDPIRIEMALDDIYRNPPSTSAEVGRVAAMLQDEGERSLALALVRRDLDQGLKAAATDYLNHVLVFRKTENDDEARRLLGFLERHAAKDEIASKSLIRARKDMLLAEVTNMIEQKQFAQAYDILVAELERAPNDSPILLALADLYKRGAYYDFSRQVYEHVYAQGGENANLALLGLTENALAADDPDSAEDYLQKAAPLTSPQWLILAARTAEAQGDKRQALVFVEQARMAVAGNTEGAQMYRLGENPFRGGRSGLRKQDNSSRWVQLTTHKTSDEFAESSAWLPSRSITGGTWQPDINDQQYIRHAFDEKSAKTVASTENSASPYDDNMPLQWSARYWRDRGQEHINTASINEADVARRREVTNIEEYRSKLKKDLSPRLRGDIAMRFRDGEEGLSELAEISGDLAFSGVPFASGRLEAVINPVFLNAGSVTNDSARRFFRSAVTNAGTQALAEKLNGASQIIDDIDNSAQELAQATASLEAVQNSANPSASEIAAVEARVQTAQRNFSLATSRNPLFESGIDLDTLTVSQRKFVDDFLLENFGDNDFSLVSTDVATYQSRSTAVRNLISQLTTRLGSYNRAIPLGSQDESGLGVEINYQRDSVHLDIGSTPFGFEMTNLVGGISLAPKISNNTELRLIAQRRAVTDSLLSYAGVEDPVTGDRWGAVTRSGFTLGFAFDNEDLGFYGDAGAYYYDGNHVKSNQAMQVNMGAYLRPVNKNQRVLQTGVNIGYSSFSENLSKFTYGHGGYFSPQSYVSLAFPLSYSEQYKKLYWRAGGALGFQSYSSDSAAYFPTLANDQRWLDILADTGTILESRYASESKSGFGLNLGLDIRYALSEALTIGTRVSYDTFGDYSETSMAINVLYNTDP, from the coding sequence GTGCAATTTCAAAAATCGCGTTATTTAAAAGTATTGGCAAAATCTACACTGCTAGCCCTATTACTCCCTGTAACAGCCTTAGTAGAGGCCGCCCCGTATGAGGCACTACTTGAGCAAGCAAAGTTCTGGATGCAATCTGGGCGCTCTGATTTAGCTGAAGACTCCCTTCGCAGAATTTTAGCCTCAGACGCAGACAACACTGAAGCCTTGTTGCAAATGGCTTTGATTGAGTTAAATCGCGGCAACGTTGAGACGGCAAAGGAGTGGGGGCAAAAACTAGAAAGCACTGCACCTGATAGCAACCAGTGGCAAACTTTACAGAATCGTTTACGCAGAGACGCTCTCGACAATAGCGTTTTAGCCAGAGCACGAGCTTCTGCAGCTCGCGGCGAAACTGAAAAATCGATTGAGTTGTATCGGGCCTTATTTAAAGGCGATGCACCTCCAGAAGATCTTGCCCTTGAGTATTATCAAACCCTTGCAGGGATTGATGCCAGTTGGGCAGAGGCACGGCGAGAACTAGAGCGATTAGCCAAACGTTTTCCTGAAAATTACGCCATTGCTGCAGGGTTGGCAGAAATACTGACCTATCGAAGTCAAACACGTCGTGAAGGTGCCGCTCGCCTGGAAGAGCTTTGGAATGCAAAACAAAACAATAAGGTATTAAAGGCTTGGAGAACGAGCCTGTTGTGGTTACCAGCCACATCCGCGAATGCAGCTTTAATGAAAGCTTATTTAGATAAATTTCCCGAAGATCGGGAGCTGAGCGAGCACCTTGCATCCTATCAAAAAGATACCGGGCAAGCCCGGGCAGATGGTTATGCCGCTCTGAATAAGGGACGTTTACGTGAAGCAAAGTCAGCATTCACCACAGCGCTGCAAAACGACCCAAACGATATTGATGCTCAAGTCGGTTTAGGACTGTTGCAGCTGCGGAGTGGTCAGTTTAGGGCAGCAGATAGAAGCTTATCTCAGGCAATGTTACGGGCGCCAAAATCTGCGGAAAAATGGCGAGAGGCTCGTGACTCCGCACGGTTTTACGCCAAACTTGAAGATGCACGAAAACTGTATAAGTCAGGAAACCTGCCAAAAGCATATCAATCCGTACAACCATTATCAGAGGTTGGCGGTCGTTTAGGCACTGATGCTCAACTACTTGAGGCAGAGATTTTATTAGGATTAAATCGTCCTGAAGACGCAGAGCTCATTTACCGGCACCAGCTGGTGTTAAACGCAAGCTCTGTGGATGCCCGCTCCGGGTTGGTTCGCTCCCTAATTGCACGCAAAAAATTTAGTGAAGCTGATCGTGAATATGCTCGGCTGCCTAAACCTGAACAACAAAAACTTGCCTATCTACGCACTCAACGTGCAAATGCGCTACGTGAGCATGGCCTAGCATTAATACGTAAAGGTCAGACGGCAGCGGCAGAAGTGATGTTGCGAGATGCCATGATAGCCGCCCCCGACGACCCGTGGATACGGTTAGAGCTGGCGCGCCTATATGATGACAAGGGTCAATCGGAGCGAGCAATTGCGCTGGTTGAGCCTACTCCTGCCCGGTCAAGTATTGATGACTTTACTGTGGCAGCCCTGATCGCCGAGAAGCAACAACGTTGGGATGATGTTAGCGCACTGATCAGCCAGATAGCTAAGTCTAAACGCCAAGCTAACCATGAAGCACTGCTTGAGCGTGCAAGCCGCAATAAACGTATTGTGTCGTTACAGCAAATTCTGCGTACGGGAGATCCTATACGAATAGAGATGGCTCTCGACGATATTTATCGCAATCCGCCATCTACAAGTGCTGAAGTTGGTCGGGTAGCGGCGATGTTGCAGGACGAGGGCGAGCGCAGTCTGGCACTGGCATTGGTCAGGCGAGATTTGGACCAAGGCCTTAAGGCAGCGGCAACAGATTACTTAAACCATGTTTTGGTATTCAGAAAAACCGAGAACGACGATGAAGCCAGGCGTTTGTTGGGGTTTTTAGAGCGGCATGCGGCTAAAGATGAAATCGCTAGCAAAAGTTTGATCCGTGCACGTAAGGATATGTTATTGGCCGAAGTCACTAACATGATTGAGCAAAAACAATTTGCACAAGCATATGACATTCTTGTTGCCGAACTAGAACGAGCCCCAAACGACAGCCCCATCTTATTAGCTTTGGCAGATCTATATAAGCGTGGTGCTTACTATGACTTTTCGCGACAAGTGTATGAACATGTTTATGCACAAGGTGGTGAAAACGCGAACTTGGCCTTACTGGGACTGACGGAAAATGCCTTGGCAGCAGATGACCCTGACTCAGCAGAAGATTACTTACAAAAAGCAGCGCCCCTAACGAGTCCGCAGTGGCTTATTTTGGCAGCACGCACGGCCGAAGCTCAGGGCGATAAACGTCAGGCACTGGTATTTGTTGAACAGGCAAGAATGGCGGTAGCTGGCAATACCGAAGGGGCTCAAATGTATCGTTTGGGTGAAAATCCATTCCGCGGCGGGCGGTCTGGTTTGCGAAAGCAGGATAATAGCTCGCGCTGGGTACAATTAACGACCCATAAAACAAGTGATGAATTCGCCGAATCGAGCGCTTGGCTGCCGAGTCGCAGTATTACTGGCGGCACGTGGCAACCCGACATAAATGATCAGCAATATATTAGACACGCTTTTGATGAAAAATCAGCGAAAACAGTGGCCTCAACAGAAAACAGCGCCAGCCCATATGACGATAATATGCCGCTACAGTGGTCAGCACGTTACTGGCGGGACCGCGGCCAAGAACATATCAACACCGCAAGCATAAACGAAGCGGATGTTGCTCGCCGCCGTGAGGTAACCAACATCGAAGAATACCGTAGCAAACTCAAAAAAGACCTGTCACCACGCTTGCGTGGTGACATTGCTATGCGTTTCCGCGATGGCGAAGAAGGCTTGAGCGAGCTAGCAGAAATTAGCGGTGACCTTGCTTTTTCCGGTGTACCTTTCGCCAGCGGCCGCTTAGAAGCAGTAATCAACCCGGTGTTTTTAAACGCGGGCTCTGTTACAAATGATTCTGCACGACGTTTCTTCCGATCGGCCGTCACCAATGCTGGCACCCAAGCGTTAGCAGAAAAATTGAACGGTGCAAGCCAGATCATTGACGACATAGATAATAGCGCTCAAGAACTCGCCCAAGCGACAGCTTCTTTAGAGGCGGTACAAAACTCAGCAAACCCAAGCGCCTCAGAAATTGCGGCAGTAGAGGCGCGAGTACAAACTGCGCAGCGCAACTTCAGCTTAGCGACTAGCCGAAATCCCTTATTTGAATCAGGAATAGATCTGGATACGCTCACAGTCAGTCAGCGTAAGTTTGTAGACGATTTTCTCCTTGAAAACTTTGGTGACAACGATTTCTCGCTGGTATCTACAGATGTTGCTACATACCAGAGCCGCAGCACCGCCGTTCGCAACCTAATATCACAACTCACAACAAGACTGGGATCGTATAATCGCGCTATCCCCCTAGGCAGCCAGGACGAGTCAGGCTTAGGTGTTGAAATAAATTATCAACGAGATAGCGTCCATCTTGATATTGGAAGCACGCCATTTGGGTTTGAAATGACAAATTTAGTCGGTGGCATCTCGTTGGCGCCAAAAATCAGCAACAATACCGAGCTTCGTCTCATCGCCCAGCGACGTGCAGTCACAGATAGCCTCCTATCCTATGCGGGAGTAGAAGACCCGGTGACCGGTGACCGCTGGGGAGCGGTAACGCGCAGCGGCTTCACATTAGGGTTTGCCTTTGACAACGAAGATCTTGGCTTTTACGGAGATGCAGGGGCGTATTACTACGATGGCAACCACGTAAAAAGTAACCAGGCAATGCAGGTAAATATGGGGGCTTACCTCCGACCGGTCAACAAGAACCAACGCGTCCTGCAAACGGGGGTAAACATCGGCTACTCGAGCTTTTCTGAAAACTTGAGTAAGTTTACTTATGGTCATGGCGGATACTTCAGCCCACAGAGTTATGTCAGTTTGGCCTTTCCACTCAGCTATTCGGAGCAATATAAAAAACTTTATTGGCGTGCCGGAGGTGCACTAGGGTTTCAGAGTTATAGCTCTGATAGTGCTGCCTACTTCCCCACCCTGGCTAATGATCAACGCTGGCTGGATATACTGGCAGACACTGGCACCATACTCGAATCACGCTATGCATCAGAAAGCAAAAGCGGTTTTGGGTTGAATTTAGGATTGGATATTCGGTACGCGTTATCAGAGGCGCTAACTATTGGCACAAGGGTTTCGTACGACACCTTTGGTGATTATTCTGAAACCTCCATGGCAATCAATGTCTTGTATAACACGGACCCTTAA
- a CDS encoding glycosyl hydrolase family 8 — MALSFRVFILLLSLSAKSYGFNLHASQDISWQTYVHNFVTPSGRVIDTGNNNISHTEGQGWAMLMAVAFNDKLQFEKIWQWTNAHLRRPEDNLFSWRYQADADPSIADRNNASDGDILIAWALSLAASRWDCREYREQSAVLRQAIGSKLVMQFGGYTVLLPADDGFEHDGYININLSYIVVPALQHFAELEPSGAWQAIIDDAQVLFNKGRFGRQQLPADWLQLYEDGHLSVADKWPARFGYEAIRIPLYFLWGGLSQSEGLQSIADFWSESATPPAWIALGSEERAEYGLSKGGMAVRYLLLGEHHRITELNIEHEKYYSASLLLLSRLAADKQFTEKVMITVPQHRVTIPPR, encoded by the coding sequence ATGGCGCTTAGTTTTCGTGTTTTTATCTTGCTGCTGAGTCTGTCAGCCAAATCGTATGGCTTTAATTTACACGCCTCGCAAGATATTAGCTGGCAGACTTACGTTCATAATTTTGTTACTCCGAGCGGACGAGTCATTGATACCGGAAATAACAATATCAGCCACACCGAGGGGCAAGGCTGGGCAATGCTGATGGCCGTGGCATTTAATGACAAACTGCAGTTTGAAAAAATTTGGCAATGGACAAACGCCCACCTTCGCCGCCCCGAAGATAATTTGTTCTCCTGGCGTTACCAAGCGGATGCCGACCCTTCTATAGCGGACCGCAACAATGCCAGTGACGGCGATATTCTTATCGCGTGGGCACTTAGTTTGGCGGCAAGTCGATGGGATTGCCGAGAGTATCGGGAGCAGTCTGCAGTACTGCGGCAAGCTATTGGCAGCAAACTGGTTATGCAGTTCGGTGGCTATACCGTGCTATTACCAGCTGACGACGGATTCGAACATGATGGGTATATCAATATTAACTTGTCTTACATTGTTGTTCCGGCTTTACAACATTTTGCTGAGCTGGAACCAAGTGGCGCGTGGCAGGCAATAATAGATGATGCCCAAGTGCTTTTTAACAAGGGTCGTTTTGGTCGGCAGCAATTACCTGCCGACTGGCTGCAATTATATGAAGACGGTCATTTAAGCGTTGCCGATAAATGGCCAGCCCGCTTCGGTTATGAAGCAATAAGAATCCCGCTCTATTTTCTCTGGGGCGGTTTATCTCAGTCTGAAGGACTTCAATCAATAGCAGATTTTTGGTCAGAATCCGCTACCCCCCCCGCCTGGATCGCTTTAGGCAGTGAAGAACGTGCGGAATATGGCCTATCGAAAGGCGGAATGGCCGTACGTTATTTACTACTAGGAGAGCATCACCGAATAACAGAATTAAATATAGAACATGAAAAGTATTACAGCGCCTCTTTGCTGCTTCTTTCTAGGCTGGCAGCGGATAAACAATTTACTGAAAAGGTAATGATTACTGTACCTCAACACAGAGTTACGATACCTCCCCGATAA